The DNA sequence CGGTTCTTCAGATAGAGATGAGGCGAATCTCAAATGGAGGATTCGAGTCTGCCAAAAAGATTGGTTggatggaaaaagaagaaaagaaaaccttgtGCCCGGAGAGCCTTGATATGTTAATAAAGgttaaaaatatttactttaaTCAACACGTGAGAGCTTTTTCATCTACGGTATACTACAATGTTTAGTCCGTTGGCAAGTTTTGATTTCCCTTTTCCTCTGAAACAACTTGAAAAGACTCATGTAGTTGCAGACTGTCGGACTGAGCCTGCAACTCTGCACATCTCTACTTGAAATTGGGCAAGCTTTAAATTCAGGGTGATCAAAGCCtgccatttcaaaagaaaacgcTCTTTGTTGTTATCATCATATCATCAATAGAATTTTCTGAAATTGATCAGCCAGTAATTTCTTTCGCATGATAGAAAAAACACACCATAGATTGTCTTAAAAAGAGTTGATTTGACCAATAAATGATTATTTAATTGAATTCTTTATGTATAAGCTATCACCCTCTTTGTTTACCATTGCTTTATTATGCTCCACatgtcttcaatttcaaatgttgcaTGTGCTGAAGACAATACAGGCATGATGAGTCCTCCACAAGACTCGAACCCCAAATTGCCGCATGGCTATTGCGATTTGAACCTACCTTACGAGCCCGTATCCACCATTCAGGCCCGTGTCATTCGTGCCGTGGCTTTGGGGTACCAAACCTTGGCGATCTCTGTCTCAGTTCATCAAGATGAGTTAACGTACAAAAATCGCAAACACAAAgcggccaaaaaggccaaattggATCCAGACGAATCCGAACAAATGACAGACTTTCCCGAACCTCCTCGGATTATTGTCAAGCCCGAGGATCATGCAGGTTACCCTGCGCCCGTGATTCTCACCCGTTTGAACCTGACCGTTAACGATAACAACTTTCAACCTATTTGGAACTCGTCTGAAACCGGCAAGAAGTATGACTTAGTCGCGATTTGTCCCACATCCGCTCCGACTTTGACCAATATCCTCAAATCGGCGTTTCGGGCGGACATCGTGGCCTTTGATCCTGAAAATGTCCGGGACGTTCGATGGAGTCggaaattgtacaatgaatGTGTGTCCCAATTAATGTTCTTTGAGATCAATTACGCCCCTTGCATTCGTGACACGTCCACCCGACGAACCACCATTTCTCAGTCTCACAATTACCACTTGTACGGCAAATCCAAGGCCATTTTCATGTCTAGCGGGGCCACCAATGTTTTGGAGATGCGAGGACCTCATGATGTGGCCAATTTGGGCTTTTTATTCGGTCTGAATGAACATCAGGGCAAGTTGGCCGTCAAGGGCATAG is a window from the Tigriopus californicus strain San Diego chromosome 2, Tcal_SD_v2.1, whole genome shotgun sequence genome containing:
- the LOC131877049 gene encoding ribonuclease P protein subunit p30-like, with the translated sequence MLHMSSISNVACAEDNTGMMSPPQDSNPKLPHGYCDLNLPYEPVSTIQARVIRAVALGYQTLAISVSVHQDELTYKNRKHKAAKKAKLDPDESEQMTDFPEPPRIIVKPEDHAGYPAPVILTRLNLTVNDNNFQPIWNSSETGKKYDLVAICPTSAPTLTNILKSAFRADIVAFDPENVRDVRWSRKLYNECVSQLMFFEINYAPCIRDTSTRRTTISQSHNYHLYGKSKAIFMSSGATNVLEMRGPHDVANLGFLFGLNEHQGKLAVKGIGHQVVKTALGRKMGPFRALIQKVDQLPEEEQWKVPEDAQDESEEEEGVDSDDQSESMDAANTKEDFIKL